The Saprospiraceae bacterium genome includes a window with the following:
- a CDS encoding restriction endonuclease subunit S — translation MTNWKEYKLGELCTITSSKRIFYKEYVSEGVPFFRSKEIIEKANGNEISTELFITKNKFQEIKDKFGVPLAGDILLTSVGTLGVSYQVQESDYFYFKDGNLTWFKDFSDEINTKFLLYWLRSPLGREGFNNITIGSTQAALTIAGLKGIKLSIPTLPTQTAIAEILSSLDDKIELNNKINQELENLAQTLFKQWFIDFEFPDENGNPYKSSGGEMVDSELGEIPKGWEVQQIGDLFEFVVGGDWGEDEPNEEHTEMNFVIRGTDISTLKSGSLKSIPYRAIKPSKLKNRQLQVNDIIIEISGGSKEQPTGRTILITKEILERLGYNAIPASFCRLIRPKKDFAEFLGIYLTKIYYEGKTWEYQNQSTGISNFQFKFFKSNELLALPADLRIIDEFNILISGIYNLMTTNENQELTNLRDTLLPKLISGELEVSDVSLSQ, via the coding sequence ATGACCAACTGGAAAGAATATAAATTAGGAGAACTTTGTACAATTACGTCAAGTAAACGTATCTTTTATAAAGAGTATGTCTCTGAAGGGGTGCCGTTTTTTAGGTCGAAAGAAATAATAGAAAAAGCTAATGGGAACGAAATTTCAACCGAATTATTCATAACAAAGAATAAGTTTCAAGAAATTAAAGACAAGTTTGGCGTACCATTAGCAGGTGATATTCTTTTAACATCTGTTGGTACACTTGGGGTGTCATACCAAGTTCAGGAAAGTGATTATTTCTATTTCAAAGATGGAAACCTAACTTGGTTTAAGGATTTTTCAGATGAAATTAATACAAAGTTTCTATTGTATTGGCTACGTTCTCCACTTGGTAGAGAAGGCTTTAATAACATAACAATTGGTTCAACGCAAGCAGCCTTGACTATTGCAGGTTTGAAAGGGATAAAATTATCTATCCCCACCCTCCCAACCCAAACCGCCATAGCAGAAATCCTATCATCACTCGACGACAAAATAGAACTCAACAACAAAATAAACCAGGAGTTAGAAAACCTTGCACAAACACTATTTAAGCAGTGGTTTATAGATTTTGAGTTTCCTGATGAAAATGGCAATCCATATAAATCATCCGGTGGCGAAATGGTAGATAGTGAATTGGGTGAGATTCCGAAGGGGTGGGAAGTTCAACAGATTGGAGATTTATTTGAGTTTGTAGTAGGTGGTGATTGGGGTGAAGATGAACCAAATGAAGAACATACAGAGATGAACTTTGTAATTCGGGGAACGGATATTTCAACATTAAAAAGTGGTTCATTAAAATCGATTCCTTACAGGGCTATCAAACCATCAAAATTAAAAAACAGACAACTACAAGTTAATGATATAATAATTGAGATATCAGGTGGATCTAAAGAACAACCGACAGGCAGAACAATATTAATTACAAAAGAAATATTAGAAAGATTAGGTTACAATGCGATTCCAGCGAGTTTCTGTAGATTAATTAGACCCAAAAAAGATTTTGCTGAGTTTTTGGGTATTTATCTAACCAAGATATATTATGAAGGTAAAACTTGGGAATATCAAAACCAAAGTACTGGTATAAGTAACTTTCAGTTCAAGTTTTTTAAATCAAATGAATTACTTGCATTACCAGCGGATTTGAGAATTATTGATGAGTTCAATATCTTGATTAGTGGAATATATAACCTTATGACTACTAATGAAAATCAAGAACTAACAAACCTAAGAGATACGCTATTACCTAAGCTCATTTCAGGAGAGTTGGAAGTTTCAGATGTTTCATTATCCCAATAA
- a CDS encoding DUF4433 domain-containing protein: MPDLNKIYLFRMTHIENISHILSFGITHRNSENANPNYVPIGDGSLITSRNSKLLPNGKRLGAYIPFYFGVRTPMLIVMQKGWNGINATDAENIVYCITSVQQMINHNLDFIFSNGHANSDLSDFFTSSDIINVETIVDFEATKVKWWNSETDTDLKRRKEAEFLVGEDIPYSAIRGYVVFNEKAKSDLVKLNIDKNIIIVNQNYYF, translated from the coding sequence ATGCCAGATTTAAATAAGATTTATCTATTCAGGATGACGCATATTGAGAATATAAGTCATATTTTAAGTTTTGGAATTACACATCGCAATTCTGAAAACGCAAACCCTAATTATGTACCTATCGGAGATGGTAGTTTGATAACTTCGAGAAATTCAAAATTACTTCCCAATGGAAAGCGACTTGGTGCTTATATTCCTTTTTATTTTGGGGTAAGAACCCCGATGTTAATTGTGATGCAAAAAGGTTGGAATGGCATTAATGCTACCGATGCAGAAAATATCGTTTATTGTATTACATCCGTACAGCAAATGATTAACCACAATTTGGACTTTATTTTTTCAAATGGGCATGCGAACAGTGACTTGAGTGACTTTTTTACATCATCAGATATTATAAATGTAGAAACAATTGTAGACTTTGAAGCCACAAAAGTCAAATGGTGGAATAGCGAAACTGACACAGATCTGAAAAGACGAAAAGAAGCTGAGTTTCTAGTGGGGGAAGATATTCCTTACAGTGCTATACGTGGATATGTTGTCTTTAATGAAAAAGCCAAATCTGATTTGGTAAAATTAAATATTGATAAAAATATAATCATTGTCAACCAAAATTATTATTTTTAA
- a CDS encoding SAM-dependent DNA methyltransferase: MTQDLKKTLWATADKLRNNMDAAEYKHIVLGLIFLKYISDSFEDLYEKLKEDKHSDAEDKDEYLAENVFYVPPSARWNYLQHQRAKLPTIGKDLDDAMDAIEKDNPSLKGVLPKDYARPALDKRRLGELVDLIGNIGFKDKEHSNKDLLGSVYEYFLGMFADAEGKRGGQFYTPECLVKLLVEMLQPYSGRIGDFCCGSAGMFVQSEKFVTAHGGRLKDISVYGQESNPTTYKLAKMNLAIRGIDAKIELGDSFHQDKHKDLKIDYAIMNPPFNISDYGIEQIKDSYMWKYGLPPAGNANYAWLQLVISKLSPTGTAGIVLANGSMTTNAGTENEIRKQLITEGLVDCMVALPTQLFYNTQIPACLWFLARDRKNHKFRDRRDEILFIDARKLGIMTSRKNKTLTDDDIAQITDAYHNWRNKDGKYEDVQGFCKSATITEVEANNYVLTPGRYVGTEEVEDDGISYDEKVAVISENLKGYFEQSITLQERIKGNLVKIGIEI, translated from the coding sequence ATGACTCAAGATCTTAAAAAAACCCTTTGGGCAACAGCCGACAAACTCCGCAACAATATGGATGCTGCCGAATACAAGCACATTGTATTAGGGTTGATATTCCTAAAATACATTTCCGATAGCTTTGAAGACTTATATGAAAAACTCAAAGAAGACAAACACTCAGATGCAGAAGACAAAGATGAGTACCTCGCCGAAAATGTATTTTATGTACCACCTTCCGCAAGATGGAATTATTTGCAGCATCAGCGTGCAAAACTGCCAACCATAGGAAAAGATTTAGACGATGCTATGGATGCCATAGAAAAGGACAATCCAAGCCTTAAAGGAGTACTACCTAAAGATTATGCTCGACCGGCATTGGACAAAAGAAGATTGGGCGAACTTGTGGACCTGATTGGCAATATTGGTTTTAAAGATAAAGAACACAGCAACAAGGATTTATTAGGTAGCGTATATGAGTATTTTTTAGGTATGTTTGCAGATGCAGAAGGCAAACGGGGTGGTCAGTTCTATACACCAGAATGTCTCGTAAAACTGCTTGTAGAGATGCTACAACCTTACAGTGGACGAATAGGCGATTTTTGTTGTGGCTCTGCAGGTATGTTTGTACAGAGCGAAAAGTTTGTCACTGCGCATGGTGGACGACTGAAAGACATATCAGTTTACGGCCAGGAAAGCAATCCTACTACTTACAAATTGGCTAAAATGAACTTAGCCATCAGGGGTATAGATGCAAAAATAGAATTGGGTGATTCGTTTCATCAAGATAAGCATAAAGATTTAAAAATTGATTATGCCATCATGAATCCACCCTTCAATATTTCTGATTATGGTATTGAGCAGATCAAGGATTCCTACATGTGGAAATATGGGTTACCACCAGCAGGGAATGCAAATTATGCATGGTTGCAATTGGTCATATCCAAACTAAGTCCTACAGGCACAGCAGGTATTGTATTGGCCAATGGATCTATGACTACCAACGCAGGCACAGAAAACGAGATCAGGAAGCAACTCATCACAGAAGGCTTAGTAGATTGTATGGTAGCACTGCCTACCCAATTGTTTTATAATACACAGATACCTGCATGTCTATGGTTTTTGGCACGAGACAGAAAAAATCATAAATTTAGAGACAGAAGGGATGAAATACTCTTTATCGATGCCCGCAAGCTCGGTATTATGACCAGTAGAAAGAATAAAACGCTTACGGATGATGATATAGCCCAAATAACTGATGCCTACCACAATTGGCGGAATAAGGATGGCAAATACGAAGATGTCCAAGGGTTTTGTAAGTCTGCGACCATAACTGAAGTAGAAGCTAATAATTATGTGCTCACTCCAGGTAGATACGTGGGCACAGAAGAAGTAGAAGATGATGGCATTTCTTATGATGAAAAAGTAGCAGTCATTTCAGAAAATCTGAAAGGCTATTTTGAGCAATCAATAACATTGCAGGAAAGGATTAAGGGGAATCTAGTTAAAATTGGTATTGAGATATGA
- a CDS encoding helix-turn-helix domain-containing protein, translating to MDVVLLSLQQYDDLVKRIESVKTELSQIQMNQSDPILDVQQTCDILRISRRHYQQLRDTQQIDFYQVGNKIWTKMSDIDKFLKKHYVPSLKK from the coding sequence ATGGATGTAGTTTTACTTTCCCTTCAGCAGTACGACGATCTCGTAAAACGAATCGAATCAGTTAAGACAGAATTGTCCCAGATTCAAATGAATCAATCTGACCCTATTTTAGATGTACAGCAAACCTGTGATATCCTTCGGATTTCCCGTAGGCACTATCAGCAGCTTCGCGACACCCAACAGATTGATTTTTACCAAGTAGGGAATAAGATATGGACTAAGATGTCCGATATCGACAAATTTCTAAAAAAACACTACGTCCCATCTTTAAAAAAGTAA
- a CDS encoding macro domain-containing protein: protein MIQFIVGNIFEANTEAIVNTVNTDGIMGKGIALQFKNLFPHNFKEYSKACKEGSVTIGKLFVTKDSSLIYGDKIIINFPTKTSWRKPSEYSYIEAGLIDLINVIQQFKIKSIALPPLGAGNGGLEWNRVKEMIHHYLSDIDCEIIIFEPNAHIVEILKKERVSLTPARAMLLAVLYDLVRNGEFVSEFASEKVAYFLQKFGAEDIFKLKFEPKFYGPYSGKVKHVMYYLNGSYLMGYSSKDAKPFEELNLLMDAESDVLQYLAGHDDKSLLDITNKTKTFLSGYYSNFALELLSTVDFISTTVDSLEENVIIREIENWSDRKKNLFANPRLISKAISHLEKI from the coding sequence ATGATACAATTTATAGTAGGTAATATATTTGAAGCAAATACAGAAGCCATTGTCAATACCGTCAATACAGATGGTATCATGGGAAAAGGTATTGCTTTACAATTCAAAAATTTATTTCCACACAATTTTAAGGAATATAGTAAGGCTTGCAAAGAAGGATCAGTAACTATAGGTAAGCTATTTGTAACAAAAGATTCTTCTTTGATTTATGGAGATAAGATCATTATCAATTTTCCCACCAAGACATCTTGGCGAAAACCATCAGAGTATAGCTATATCGAAGCAGGCCTTATTGACTTGATCAATGTAATACAACAATTTAAGATCAAATCCATTGCTTTGCCACCTTTGGGAGCTGGAAATGGTGGGTTGGAATGGAATAGAGTTAAAGAAATGATTCATCATTATTTGAGTGATATAGATTGTGAGATTATCATTTTTGAGCCTAATGCACACATTGTAGAAATCCTAAAAAAGGAGAGAGTATCGCTCACACCTGCAAGAGCCATGCTATTGGCTGTTTTATATGATTTAGTAAGAAATGGTGAGTTTGTCTCTGAGTTTGCAAGTGAAAAAGTAGCCTACTTTTTACAAAAATTTGGAGCAGAAGATATTTTCAAACTAAAATTTGAACCCAAATTTTACGGGCCATATTCAGGAAAAGTAAAGCATGTAATGTATTATTTGAATGGTAGTTATCTAATGGGCTACAGCTCTAAAGATGCTAAACCATTCGAAGAACTAAACCTATTGATGGATGCAGAATCAGATGTTTTGCAATATTTAGCGGGGCACGATGACAAATCTTTATTGGATATAACGAACAAGACCAAGACATTTTTGTCCGGGTATTATTCTAATTTTGCATTGGAATTACTTTCCACAGTTGATTTTATATCTACCACGGTAGATTCATTAGAAGAAAATGTAATCATACGAGAAATCGAAAATTGGAGTGACCGTAAGAAAAACTTATTTGCAAACCCACGTCTAATTTCAAAAGCCATTTCTCATTTAGAAAAAATATAA